A window of Limanda limanda chromosome 4, fLimLim1.1, whole genome shotgun sequence genomic DNA:
ATGTGACATGAAAGGATGAACGAGGCAGAGAAAGGTTAAAGAGGTGAAGAAGACGTGAGGGATTAtcgggaggagaggaagaggaaaatgaGAGATTGTTGAGAACccgggagagagagtgtgaggagGACATGACTCGCTGATCTGCTCCGGTCTTTatttgctccccccccccgaccacaACCAATCATGTGCAGCTACTTGactgaaataataaacaaatacacaagagTATCATTTATATAGTTCAGTCGTTCTGGGACGTCAGTGGAGGGATAAGTGTAACGATAAGGTGCCGCCATCTTTCAATTGTGACGCCCGAGTCTGCAGCGACCGCTGAAAACTGATCACACATAAACAGTAACTGGTCATTCGTCCCCGGTCTGATGCATGATGGGAATCAAAGAGTGATGCTACACACCAGCATCATCccatatacacgcacacacacacacgcacacacactagtgACGGGAAGTTTGGATCTTTTTACCGACCcggttctttgaatctcgttcagtaaaaggaacaaatcttttttcgagtcactcgttcatttcaacgggggggggggggggggggctgcgcaacgggactgttccataggctcagtcaatgaagcagaaatgattcgttcacttccctactgggtcttcgggtacgagtctttggatcatttatcacgtgacctgcattggctcagtagaggagcgctggagctggagcgaggggcgttcactgtctcccggagaaatgaacactctgtgtttttagtatagaaagacgtgaattatattcgttcacaagtcataatgactggttttgttatttacacttacagtttactgcagatcatattttttaaagtaaacctattaaatacagtacaacattacagtttgtatggtttgaaattgtcatttattatcatactggcatttaattatcaaggcaaacaattacactgcactaaactgtaagtgttaatgtaaagtgaaaataacaaaaccagtctttatgacttgtgaacgaatataattcacgtttttctatactaaaaacacagagtgttcatttctccggaagacagtgaacgcccctcgcttcagctccagcgctcctctacagagccaatgcaggtcacgtgataaatgatccaaagactcgtacccgaagacccagtagggaaatgaacgaatcatttctgcttccttgactgagcctatggaacagtcccgatgcgcggccgttcacgaccgacacatcactaacacacacacatgcgtgcaCACGGAGTTGTAGTACATCTGGCTGTCTGCCACTAAAGCACTCTGAGCTAATtcctttgcacacacacaaacacacacaaaaacacgcaAACCCACACAAACCCATGCAAGTGAAGCACACAGGAGGTCAAACAGTTCAGTTGATCTcagtctctttgtctcttcctgcttcctctgtctctgagtcaCTGTCTCTCCCGGTCGTGTGTTTAACCATCCGTCTCTttgcctctttgtctctttgtctctgcagcCTGAACTACAGCGGCATGTGTCTGGCCTCTGATGCTCAGTTCAGTGACTTCCTGGATGGGATGGGACCCGCCCAGTTCGTCGGGCGACAGACGCTGGCGACGAACTCCATGGGTGAGAGAGGCGATCCTgttctctcctccacagagcgAAGCTTAATGTTCCAGTCCAACAGTCCGACCCTCATCTAGTCCTTATGATAACTGTATATCTATAGACTCAAAAGTTTGATTACTACTGCACCAGTTCTAAACCATTGATTGGAGGCTTTAAATGACCCTCGAGGGATAAACGCTATCGAttaaagatggatgaatggacagTTTATAGAGAACCACAATATTGGATCTGTGTCTAAAAGACTTCCACACTCTGGGTTATGAGCaaggaaaatgaaatgttcaaGTTATGACGACCAACAGAAACACATTCCATTCATTAATAAAGTAAACAGGAGATGTGCTGTCACCTCAAAGTGCTCGTGTGGAGCCGTGAGATCGACAGATAAATACTTCATTGATCCCGAGGGAAATCAAGGGATCTGCTGGAGCTCTGATGACACATCGGTGAAACTCTTGTTCTCGCTCGGACCGATGGATTCGCTGCTTGGTGCCCGATGCAGCCGTGTTCGAAACGTGAAGTCATGGAGAATTGGAATTGTGATTGACGGAGCCACTTATGTCGATGAGGTCGAGCCGCGGCTGCCGCAGAGCGCCGGGCGCCTGTTTTTCtctaaatgtattaatattgaatgtgtcACATGTCTGAATGCACAACACACCTGCCAAGTTCGAAGTAGATTGTATGATTGGTTTCTGGGAAAAGAAAATTGCAAACTtgacctgttttttttatacataaacACCAGAAAACGTGTGGACCCAATTTTTTCAGACATTTCCTGGATTTGTGGAGTTTGACATATTAACACTGTCTGAGGTTCTTATCGTGAAAAGGTCTCGAATCTCGTAGTTGACGTCTTTATtggcgtcttctacgtgtgttaGAGCCGTGAGTCGGGACCCGTCCAGTCAGATGGTGACATGATATTCAGGCTGAGGTTCAGCTGCTCTCAACGTGTGTGACACCTCGTTTGCCATCCTGACACGTTTGTAGTCTTCTAGTTTCGTGTCTGTCAGTTGATAGAAACTCcattttctgaacattttcctgctgtgttctcacgtgAACTCACTCAGGACATTTCCTGGATGATTTACGAGAGGAAcccacacatgcagacagagaTTCCTCCCTTTCTTATTCACGTCTGAGCTACAATACAACATTAAGTTTTGAGGGTCAACACTTGCAGCTACCAACTGAACCAGTTGACTTCTCCTTTCACAAAAAAGTGCCTCATAAATCTGAGCTGGGTCCTGCTGCAGTTCCTCCTCATCGTCTCCTGCATTTATTAATTTCCAGGTTATATTTACTGGATATATGCAGCAGTGATTTACTGTAAGTGGGTCAGGTTCCTCTCTGGCAGTCAGACTCTGTCCTTGGCCCGACAACAGTGACACCGACTGGACCAGCTCCGCTCCAAACCTGCTGTCCACTCCGGCGTTATATAATGTGGCAGAACCCAGAATAGCTTGGCCGTCATCTGCGCTCCGTCACTTTCAAAAGAATGCCTTTGTCCTTTTGGGAACATTTTGCTGAAACTGTGACTTTCAGTGGGTGGACTGAAGAAAAGTTTGGTTTCACAATGATCCATTTCACGCCAGAGGACACGTTAGCAAACACTTTGTTACTGAAGCATCGAGCCGACACAGAGAAATGTTCATTTAGTCGAGTTTCAGCTCCAGTCATATCTTGGTTTCATCGACTCTTTTAGTTTCAGACGaatcaaaacaatgagctgaaagataaTCTGTAAAAGTATAGTTTCCTAATGTCACTCAGGGGGGTTTAAGTCCAGAGATTCACTTGTGTTTACTGCAacgatggaaaaagaaaagattcaATCTGGAGCGGCTCAAGATGGAGCAAcaccttttattttgttctttaaatATCCTTATACACTTATTATAAATGGTTTTTCCTTCCTGGTTTGCTGGACACCCTACTTTACAaaagaaatacatatttttcatCCCTGTGTAGTCATGTTAGACTGTGCACTGACACCACACTAATAAAAGTGATTTAAAGGGTGTTTACCCGGAATGAAACACACATTGACCTCCTTGGTTCTCACTTGACCTGTGTTCTCATCCGTCCAGGCGATGTAGAGATCGGCCTGATGGAGAGGAACGGAGGTCTGGAGGTGGAGGTCGTCCAGGCCAGAGGACTCACCATGAAACCGGGATCCAAGGGACCTCCAGGTGAGTCTGACCCAACGGGACCACAAGGGTCAAAGGGTGTCTCTCTATGAAAATGCTGCTTTGCTtctgtttattaaaaacaaagataGCATGGCTTTGAAAATTTCCACAGCAGATAAATGAACCACGAGCCCGATACACACTCAGGGAGAACATTACTTTACAAAAAACCCCAAAGGATTAGAAGTTGCAAACACATACttcaataataatacaattccTCATTGATTGAGACTAATTCTAATAAGGAATAgaaaatcataataaaaaaacaaatcttacaGGACCAAAGATGAAAATTGCAGCTGATCTTAGCTTTAAACAGTTTCaacttttaaattattattattattattattattgttgttattgttattattattattattattattattattattattattattattattattattattattatgtcatcaatatcacatcacatcatcatATCAAGACATTTGTCTGAGAAATTGTCACAATTATCGCTGCAGTTATTGAGTTGTGGCCAAAACCAGTTTCAGACCTAAGTCTATAAAACTCTTCCGTACATAAATAGATATTTTTTTGAATCAAGTTATCGTATCgtataaatgtgatattaaaaccagcaTTAATGAATTTCCTCAAAGTACAGTCACATAAATTTGCTTACAgctcaaattaaacatttaataatgttAGTACAAAACTGAAATGACCTCCATTACAAATGTGTTAATGAAACAAGTTAATGAAAGACAATGGATCaaataaagcaataaaacagacaaacGCCCGGTTAAAAGTaaatgctaataaaaaaaacaatagaattGTGTCCATTATGTCTTTAAACAGACTTTCTATTGTGCTGATGTtggtatatttttatattctacTGTATTTGCGATtgtgtaacaacaacaacaacaacaactaaaaaCTCAGATTGTTGCAAAATATTAAAACCAGCCATTGATCCTAATTACATAAGAACAAAACAGCATCAGCAAGCAAAAACTATATCTGGTGAAAACTATGTTAGAGAGATggaagaggtggggggggataaACATATGAAAGTACAAAcatgagggaagagaggagggaaatgaaCGTGTTTAGTgtgaaatgacagaaagaacacatgatgaaaacaaaagagtAAGAGAAGAACATGGAAACTACAGGTAACAGGAAGAAGAACCTTGATCCAGATTTTAACGTGGCAGAGTTTAATCATTAATCTTCTTACGCAACGTGCAGCACAAAAAGCTttacagtgcgtgtgtgtgtgtgtgtgtatgtgtgcgtttgtgtgtgtttgtactgtacTATAATTAGTAAGCtgtattttcttcttcacagCTGTTTAATGAGTGCGTGGTGCAGGAACACAGTGaaaatcaaaaaacacaaagctgatCACACGTCGTGAAAAATGACAGTGCGGTGATTTATGTCAGGTTAATAAAAACCCTTTTGTATCCTCGAGGGGAAGAAGCTGTTGCTCGTGGGCGGACGTCTCGATTTCACGGAAGCTAATGATTGGTTCTTGAGATTCATTTTTCTTAAAATAATTTTCCCTCTACTTTCCTCTGTGAGACCTTTTAGACTTCACATATCAACTGCTAACAATTCCATACGTCTATTTTGGGCTGTTGGCCGTGTGagctcatttaaaatcaaagccGGCCAAACGATggaataaaaaatctaaaatcaacaaaatcaagacggaagatataaataataatataataacacgacaaattaaaaaataaacggATAAAGGAACCATAGCTAATAGCAAAAAGCTAGAAATACCAGTTTCTGTCTATTTAcgattattttttcaaatacatatataagGTTTCCGTGACTTTTGGCCTCTTAAATCTTTTCAATTAATCATTGAGTGTCAATGGATAAGAAGAAATTCTTCCAAGGCAGATTTGAGACAAGACCTTCAAGAggcccaaaacacacacacacacaggtcacttgacctttgacctcgtCACTGAATTCTGTTTGAAAAGGAGCCGCAGTTTCCTGACTTGAGCTTTTCTGTGGTGTGCGCTTCCAGCCGCCTACATCAAAGTTTACCTGCTGGAGAACGGCAGCTGCGTGGCCAAGAAGAAGACCAAGTCGGTGAGGAAGAGTCTGGATCCGCTCTACAACCAGGTCCTGGTCTTCTCCGAGAGCCCACAGGGGAAAGTGGTGCAGGTGAGACGCCACATTCAACACCACAGGTTCACAACACGTAACACAACACGCCGACACACAATGAAACTCGTTCTCGGTCCGTTGAGATGAaattaatgtgttttaaaagccGGGAATACGTTTTCTTTGTTCACCTTCTTAGTTTATGGTGGTAGCAGGCGAACAgttgactgaaaataaagatggacgacatgacagctctttaaaagtgaagccaagtaATCTTGATCGTCCCCTTGTGGCTGCCTgcggtataggtcataaaccccacctcctccatgttagcagatcaGACTGTAGCCCACATTAGAAAACACGTGAGCACATattgagagaaagggagaatgtAGACTTTGATATGCTGTTACGTTTCTAGCCAGTAGGGGGAGGTACCAGTAATCTAACTCACCTACTCTGTGTCAAGCGTCATCACCTGTCTACATCCGGTCCGCCATTTTAGATCACTCAAGCTAGACGCATGCTCTCGGTTTTGGTCAGATCGTAAGCTGTGTAGATACTGaagtaatcctgctgacctgTTGAAAGGTGCAGGGACTCTTACTGATCAACGGTCAGGTTTTTTGATTCTGAGGAAAAGAATTCTCCGGTGTCAGAGAGGACATCGAGGATCCAGTTAACTGGTGGCGAGCTACCCTACGATCTATCAGAAGAGATTGGACTTTCGTGTTCTTCACTCCACAGTGTGGTAGGACAGACCCTGTAAAAAGACGGATTGGACCCAACAACATTCTACAGACTGACATTTAAGACTTGACTGACAGACTTTGAATTGACTTTTATGTgcacacttttcttttatttatttctgtttattattttggggAAAATGTAGGATGTGTTCTATTGTCAAACCAAGTTGAattgctgttgtgtttaaatataagttcatttaaagaaattgtgtttttgtatctCTCATTATTGATTCTCAACTCCAGGGCTCCTACTTACCTAGAATCTCCTATCCTGGTCCAGACTAACAGACTAACACTTATTCTAGTGTAACCAAGGGTTACAAGACCAAACTAAATGTTTCTGCAATATTtttcctgtcattttaggttgttcttatcacgtgtttatgtttctgatcgttttagtttttaatttcttattttatgaTGTAAAAAtagggtgaaacgtcatgattgacagcgaTTCCGTGGCGCCAAATAATCTCGCCAGCACAAGATGGCCGTCGGCACAAAAGGAAGTGACCCACAAAGTGAATTAGGTTAGAAATAAGAAAATGAGCTTAATATAACAccacagagaaaacagatgATGATGCTGATCATTTACCGATCATTTACTGATCATTTACCGAACTCAAACTAGCGCCTCTGGATCCTCGCTGTGAAGAGGTTCCTCCGGCATCGTGTGTCTCCGGCTGACGGCAGAACGCAGCCGGAGAGTTTAACATTCACAGCGCGGCTCCGACCCGAGGGAGCGACAGGCGGCTGGAGCTGATTTCCAGACTTCAGCTGCTCTCACGATCTGAAATGCCACAAAAGGATGAGGACGATGATgagagaggttttttttttaaatctcagctGATTCTGAGCTCTCccacttctctcctttcttctttaCCTTTTCCCTTtattctcttttcctttcttttcagcTGGGGGattattttttatacatttttataatcgactatttcaatgtgttttctttatctctTATCATTCTGTTCCACTGCTGTTTCATGTATACACCACCATGTTTGAAGCTTTCCTCGCCGGGTGCAGAGGCCTCTGCCTCAGGCGGCTCCACTGATCCTCTCTCTGTGTAATTAGCCACTAAACGCCTCCCTCTTAATTATCCGCTGTCTGTGCCGCTGTCCTCGGAGTTTCATCAAACTCATTCACGCTGCATAATGAAAATCGCTGAAATCAGCAGCGCTTTTCAATTTGTCACTTCCTGATTTTGCAGAGCCGGGTGTTCGCTGAAGACTTCAACACAGAAAGTTCATTCACAATCTTTCCTTGACTCCCACACACACGTCTAATTCACTGCACGTGATGTTTGACACATGCTAATCAAAATGTCAGCATGTATTCGTCTTATATTTGAGTATTAACTTTAGTTCTTGGTGGTCGTTGATCATCTTTATCTGAACAGGCTCATTATCACATGTTAtcctgaactacttttccttccagggacaaactctcccacccacgacctgactattaactttgacaactccgtgctgacccccactcagactgctaggaacctgggtgtgacactcgactgccaactctccctttctgccaacattactgcaacaacacggtcctgtagattcatgctttacaacatccggagaatacgcccccttctcactcagaaggcggtgcaggttctgttccaggccctggtcatctcacgcctcgactactgtaactccctcctggcaggtctacctgctactgccatccgacctctgcagctcatccagaatgcagcagctcgactggtttttaaccaacctaaattcactcgcactactccgctcctccgctccctacactggctgcccgcatccgcttcaaaacactagtacttgcgtaccatgctgtaaacagatcaggtccagtttacatccaggacatggtcaaacactacacaccagcacgttcactccgctctgcttcagctaaacgactcgttgctccttcactgcgagctaaacactcatcaaaatcacgactgtttgctgtcctagctcctaaatggtggaatgagctcccactcgacatccggacatctgaaagtttacacatctttcgccgaaaactaaaaaaacacctcttccgactgtaccttgaataaaaaaaaaacaaaaaaaaaaactaaccacttttgaaactaacactttggtagcactaaaatggcacttacttatatcactctgtagttttgctttatttcgaagaaattttactgtcttgattcttgttgttcttggtttgttccctcggggttgaatgcacttattgtaagtcgctttggataaaagcgtcagctaaatgaaatgtaatgtaatgtaatgtaatgtaatgtaatgttatccACAGccagggggaaaaaataaatatctatgGATAATAAATGTTGAGCATCGGCCATCATCACCAAAATCTCTCGAAACTCGTTATCAACCCGCCCACTCGCACACTGTGAGTTTtcttgctgtattctcacactaCACTTGATAAAACACAATAGATTTCACAGCAGATTAATAGTGACAGAGGTCGGAGCCGTGGCTTTTTAAAGGCTTCGGTGAAAAAAGCCTTAAAACAGCCTGAGGACGCTCGGCTGCGGCCGCTCAGTAATTAGCTGCTAAACGCCTCCTCCCTAATTATCAGCTGTCTTCTCCTCCGCTCGGCACTCCATCTTCTCGTTTCCTCTCCCTAATCTCAGACTGGATGAAGGTTCATTGTGTTTTCCACACGTGTTTGGTCAGTGTTCTCTGGTTTGTCCGTGTAAGAGTACAGCGTTTCATTTACATAGAATAAAGCCATTGTTGCACATTTAAGCAATAAAAGTGAACCAACAATGTATCAAGGTTTTAGTGTATTTCTATAAAAACGTGTCACTTTTATCTCTCTTTTctcattcattattaatatgTCTTGTTTACCCAGTGATAGTCGTGTCAAGTATTTGATTGAGGTTGAAGAACCACTGTCCCTGTATCTAGAATATCATCGTACGCTGTGACATTAAGATTCATCCTCACAGAACCCAGTGACCAAACCACGATCAGACATATGCTCAAGTACTTTTGATCCTCTAACTATAAGACTCACTTCAACTTCCACGGAAAAAAGGCTGAAAGTGTTTCAGTGTCATGCATAAAGTTGTTTCTGTGAACGATTCTCAAAAACGCAGAAACTGCTCGGCACCATTACTGTGTGTTTTCAAAGGACGTCTGAATATCGTGCTCCCTCTGATGCGGTTGTCCACTCGGTGTTTCCTCGAATCCGTCACTCGTCTGCACTCATCCTCACTTCAATGCATCATGcggtttttcaaaataaatcaggtTTTTGTCTTTCCGTCCACAACTGCCGTACGTATTTTTAGATTTGATCTAATTCCCAGGGAGTagaactgtattttttttcatctctctctctgtgtctctcctgagTTGTAGTGGTTGAGGTCAGGGCCTTGTTCGGATTGAACTGATCGCAgaccgacagagagagagaaagattcCCCCTCTTTAGAGATGGAGGGAATACGATTGAAGCAGATTTtggtctctgagtctctgtggaaatcacagacgcacacacagacacacaacgaccAGAGGAATTGGCATGCTGGCATGCAAGGACACACAAGACGACCACGTGAGAGGACGCGCGCAGACACATATTGATTATTTTGTCCACTGGTTGACGAGATGTCTCAGATCGAGCCCGGATGTGATCAGGGTGtcaggagacagaggacagctAACgtacagactcacacaggttTCCAGGCACATATCAGCATTataacacacaaagacacacacacacacacacacacacaatccctctTCATTCACCGACTGACatctctgctctgtgctgcTCTAGCACTGAGATCCACTCCTGCTTCAGAACAGATTCCGAACCATCTGGATTCATAGTAATTATCATCTTAACCTCGTCACTTTGTTCATCACCCACTGGAGGTTTTATGTGTCAGATTTACGAACCTTTTCATGTTCACGTAAatcctttgtaaaaaaaactgaattctgATGAGGAGCAGACCGAGCTTTGCTGATTTGAACAGTATATTCTCgaaaatgtgatatttatccAGGTATAGTAAAGGTATAATTAAGGTATTTATTATGAACCTTTGTCTTGGGACCTTCTCTTACAGGTGATCGTTTGGGGAAACTATGGACGGATGGACCGCAAATGCTTCATGGGTGTAGCTCGAATCCTATTGGAGGAGCTGGACCTGAGCACGATGGTGATTGGCTGGTACAAGCTCTTCCCTACCTCCTCCATGGTGGACCCCACAATGGCGCCACTGATCCGCCACTCGTCCCAGATGTCCCTGGAGAGCACCATCGGGCCGTGTTGCGAGCGATCCTAAGACTCAGACAGAGATgttcattttttgttgttgcgaGATGCTCTTGCTGTTTGGACACGTTTTTGTATACAGCCTGTCGACCCACTCCAGGGTGGACCGGGGGGGGGACTGCCCCTGGAGCGGGTAGTCGTTCAGTATCGTACACAACGGCACTCGGACAAGTCCAACCACACCAGGGAATGAATCACTCCCCTCATCTGGAAATTACTTTGCTAATCAGTAGGTAATCCTGGCGCTCCCTGGAAACGCAGCGTATTTCTTTTGATATCGTCTCAGACTGTTTTCCGGAGACTCGTGGGACGCAgatttcttttgttgttgcaCCAGATCGCCCCTCAGGCTTTTTGCTCTCCTCAGATCTCTTTGacgaaaaaaataaaaaaaacacctcttaATGAGAAAACttcaaaggggggggggctcagttGCCGACATCGATCACATCCTGTTGGGACCAGGACTCACTGCGGGCTCGGCTTTGCTTCAGCTACGCGCCTTCTTCACAGCTACCTTTTGATTCTTACTCCCAGGACTGCTTGTTGTCTTTCAGTGTCCTCATTAAGGGGCTGGGTGGCCCCCTGAGTGGTTTTCTGTCCATCCACCAGACTGGGCAGAGTGGGAGACTGTCCTCAGATAGTTTGAGACACCAGCCTCCCAGTTTGCAGGAGCATGGGGTCAACTGGTTGCACGTGAATGCATCTGTGCGCCGCAGGACTAAAGAAGACTTCCAGAGAAGGACAAGACTCATTTGTTGTAACCAACCCAGACATCTTGGTTTCGAACACATCGACTTGAGCAGTTTTTTGTATGTTCTCTGTCACACATTCGACCCCTTCGGTGTTCTGAGGGTTTTCTATCCTCCCAGTTTGTTAGCACTGTAGAAACAATGCTTTTTACCTGCACTGCCAGCTGTTCAATTGGTTCCTGGGTGAATCTGTTCAG
This region includes:
- the rims4 gene encoding regulating synaptic membrane exocytosis protein 4 isoform X2, whose protein sequence is MERSQSRISLSASFEALAIYFPCMNSFDEDDGGDSRKLKGGIQRSTETGLAVEMPSRTVRQASHESIEDSMNSYGSEGNLNYSGMCLASDAQFSDFLDGMGPAQFVGRQTLATNSMGDVEIGLMERNGGLEVEVVQARGLTMKPGSKGPPAAYIKVYLLENGSCVAKKKTKSVRKSLDPLYNQVLVFSESPQGKVVQVIVWGNYGRMDRKCFMGVARILLEELDLSTMVIGWYKLFPTSSMVDPTMAPLIRHSSQMSLESTIGPCCERS
- the rims4 gene encoding regulating synaptic membrane exocytosis protein 4 isoform X1; translated protein: MERSQSRISLSASFEALAIYFPCMNSFDEDDGVDTDGRKLKGGIQRSTETGLAVEMPSRTVRQASHESIEDSMNSYGSEGNLNYSGMCLASDAQFSDFLDGMGPAQFVGRQTLATNSMGDVEIGLMERNGGLEVEVVQARGLTMKPGSKGPPAAYIKVYLLENGSCVAKKKTKSVRKSLDPLYNQVLVFSESPQGKVVQVIVWGNYGRMDRKCFMGVARILLEELDLSTMVIGWYKLFPTSSMVDPTMAPLIRHSSQMSLESTIGPCCERS